The nucleotide window CCAGCCTACGCTTGCTGCGAGCTTCCGCTGCTGCCGTCCTGCGCGTAGGCCGGCGCGTAGTTTTCGTTGTCGGACCCGGGATCGGTATCGGCATCGGCCAGCGCCTCGGCGAGGCAGGTGGCAATGCGCTCGGGCGTGCTGGGTTTGGTGCAGATCCGGGCCCGCGCAAAAGCCTCGAGCAGGCTGGCAGGGTCGGCGCGGCCGGTGTGGAACACGAAGGGCACGCCCTGTTCGTCAAGGTAGCGGGCCAGCGGGAAGACCGTCTCGCCGTTCAGGTCGACATCGAGGATCGCGCCGTCGACCTTCATCTGCTGCACCAGTTCAAGCGCAGTCCCAAGCCGGTAGCAAGGGCCGATAACTGCCGCGCCCAGATCCTCCATCGTCATGGCGAGATCGAGCGCAAGCAGCGCCTCATCTTCCACCACCATGATCTTCTTGCCTTCGAGCATTATCCTAGTCCTTGCCTGTCGCCGTGACCTCGACCTTGTCTGCCTGACTGAGCGGAAATCTCAGCACGGCTGTCAGTCCTTTTTCGCCCCAGCGTCTTTCCATCGTTGCCTTTGCCTGTTGCAGGGACAGGTTTATCATCGTGGACCCGAAGCCTTCGCGTCCGGGCTGTGGCGATCCGGTCTCGGCAAGCTGCTCTTGCCATATCACAACGAGCGTTTCGTCGGAAGCAAACGTCCAATCGACCTTCAGGGTTCCCGACGGTGCGGACCAAGCCCCATATTTCACGCTATTGGTTGCCAATTCGTTAAAAATCAATCCCATCGGAGTCAGCAAACGGGTGGGCAGCACCATTTTCGGGCCGCTCCGGCGCAGGGTAGCGCCCGGCGGGCAGTAAGGTTGCACCACCGCCGCCAGCAAATCTCCGAACTGTGCAGTGCGCATCGGGTTCTGTCCGCTGGAGAGCTCATGCGCGCGGGCCAGCGCCTGAATGCGGGACCGGGTCTTTTGCGCGGCGAGTTTGGGGTCGGTCTCGTTGCGCGCGGTAACTGACATGATCGACATCGTCACCGCGAAGAGGTTCTTCACTCGGTGGCTGAGTTCGCGCGAGACAAGCTCGGCGCGGTCCCGCTGTGCGGCAATTTCATCGCGATAGCGCAGCCGGGATTCGCTGCGGGCCGCACGAAAGGCCAGCAGCGCTGCAAGGGCTATCAGCCCCAGCACCGCTGCGCCGATCATCCCCAGCGTGCGTTTGGCGCGCAGCCGCTCGCCGTCGGCTCGGGCATAGGCCGCATCCATCAGTGCCCGTTCCTCGCGGCGGATCGCGTCGCTGACCTGTCGTAGATCGGCCATTGAACTGCGAAGGGTGGTGGCGGGCGCCGGCGCTGAGGCAAGGGCGCCGGACATCTCGGTCATCCGCTGCTCGGCAAGGCTGCGCAGCCGCCGCCCCTGTGCCGACAGATCGCTGCCGGCGCGATCGAGCGAGGCCTGCATCTGCCCGGCTATGGCCGGCAGCGCGGCCTCTGCGGCGCGGAACGGACCCAGATCCTCTCCGGGGCGGTCCAGCAACACGCCGCGTTGCGCGGATTCTGCCTCGTAGAGGAGCAGCATCAGGTCATTGACCTGCGACAGGGCCTCGCGCGCGTCGATCATCTCCTGGCGGGCCGCATTCTCGGCACTGAAGGCGCGGGTGACGGTCAGCGAGCCGGCGACGAACAGCGCGGCGAGCACCAGCAGCATCAGCAGACTGACGGCGGTGCGCGGGGCAAAATTCCAGAATGATTGCGCTGCATTCCTCACAGGATCTGCCCCCCGGGGCGGGTACAAGGCGGGGCCGTGCCGCCGGTTGGGTGATTGTGTCGGCCTAACGCAGGGGGCTGGGATCAGGTTTCACCCAGGTGCGGGACTGTTGATGGGCCGCACGAAGTCGGCATCGCGGCATTGGCGTTCCGGGATCGGGCGGTTCTTCTGCAGGAATGCAGACTGGTCACAGCACTCTGCCTTTGGCGGCTTTTGCAGTGCCGCAACGAAAAGCGCCGCCCCGGCGAACGGGGCGGCGCTTGATCTTCTCGTGCAGGTTCCCTGCTTCAGCCCTTGATCAGGCCCATGCTTTCCAGCTTCAGGATCACCTGATGCGCGCAGTTGTCGACATCGACATTCTCGGTCTCGACGCGCAGCTCGGGGCTTTCGGGCACTTCATAGGGGTCGGAGATCCCGGTGAACTCCTTGATCTTGCCTTCGCGCGCCAGCTTGTAGAGTCCCTTGCGGTCGCGCTTTTCGCATTCCTCGATGCTGGTCGCCACATGCACTTCGACGAAGGCACCATAGGCTTCGATCATTTCGCGCACAGCGCGGCGGGTCGCAGTATAGGGGGCTATCGGCGCGCAGATGGCGATACCGCCGTTCTTCGTGATTTCCGAGGCGACATAGCCGATACGCTTGATGTTGATGTCCCGGTGCTCTTTCGAGAAGCCGAGCTCCGAGGACAGATGCTTGCGCACCACGTCCCCATCCAGCAGCGTGACCGGGCGGCCGCCCATCTCCATCAACTTGACCATCAGCGCATTGGCGATGGTGGACTTGCCCGAGCCCGAGAAGCCGGTGAAGAACACGGTGAAGCCTTGGGCGGCGCGGGGCGGACGGGTACGGCGCAGTTCCGTCACCACGGTCGGGAACGAGAACCAGTCGGGGATTTCCAGCCCTTCGGCCAGACGGCGGCGCAGTTCGGTGCCCGAGATGTCAAGGATGGTGGCGCCAGCCTCGACCTCGTCGCGCGGTTCGTACTGGGCGCGTTCCTGCACGTAGACCATCTGCTTGAAGTCGACCATCTCGACGCCGATTTCGTCCTGATATTTGCCGAACAGCTCCTGCGCGGCATAGGGGTCGTAGAAATCCTGCCCGGCAGAGTTCTTGCCCGGGCCGGCATGGTCGCGCCCGACGATCATGTGGGTGCAGCCGTGGTTGCGACGGATGATGCCGTGCCAAACCGCCTCGCGGGGGCCGGCCATGCGCATGGCCAGGTTCAGCAGGCTCATGGTGGTGGTGGTGGCGGGATACTGGTCCAGCACCGCTTCGTAGCAGCGCACGCGGGTGAAGTGGTCGATGTCGCCCGGCTTGGTCATGCCGACGACCGGGTGGATCAGCAGGTTGGCCTGCGCCTCGCGTGCGGCGCGGAAGGTCAGTTCCTGGTGGGCGCGGTGCAGCGGGTTGCGGGTCTGGAAGGCCACGATCCGGCGCCAGCCCATCTTGCGGAAGAAGGCGCGCAACTCGTTCGGGGTGTCGCGGCGGGCCTTGAAGTCATAGTGCACAGGCTGCTGGATCCCGACCACCGGGCCGCCCAGATAGACTTGGCCAGCTTGGTTGTGCAGGTAGTTCACCGCCGGATGCGCAAGGTCGTCGGCACCGAACACCATCTCGGCCTCGCGGGCCTTGTTGGGGGTGTACTTGTCGGTCACCGACAGGATTGCAAGAATCACGCCTTCCTGATCGCGTAGCGCGATATCCTGGCCCGGCTCGATCTGGTCGGCAAAGGCTTCGCTGACATCAAGGGTGATCGGCATCGGCCAGAGCGTGCCGTCTGCCAGCCGCATGTTCTCGACAACGCCGGTATAATCCGCCTCGGTCAGAAAGCCCTTCAGCGGGTTGAAGCCGCCGTTCATCAGCAGTTCGAGATCGCAGATCTGGCGCGGGGTCAGATCCCAGGATGCCAGTGTCCCAGCCTCGTGCTTCAGCTTCTGGGCGGACTCGTAAGACACATACAGCTCCGGGATCGGAGCGAGGTTCGGAAGGGACATGACGGCTTGCCTTCAGTTGGAAATTCGCGGGAGAGCACCGGAAATGGCCGGTTTCACGGCACACCTATCTACGGAAAGTGCCAGAGTTCAAGCCGCACAGGCCGATCTGGCGTGAAAAAGGGCCGAAGGGCTGTATCCTTGCCGCAAACAGGAAGCCTTTTCGTGCGGCTGCACCGCGCAGGAGCTTTCGTTCGGCAGGACGATGGCGCTGCGCATCGGTTTCAGCCTGCGCCCGGCTTGTCGCAAAGCCGCCCGGAGTCCCGGAACCGGAGCGACGCCGTCGCGTTCCTTTTGCAACTTCCAGTTTAACGAGGAGAATACCATGTCCGCCCCTATGTTCCTGGCTGATGATCTGCGGCTTCTGGATCAGGAGGAAGCGAAGCTGGTCGAGACGGCCCGGCGCGGCGATC belongs to Frigidibacter mobilis and includes:
- a CDS encoding response regulator; its protein translation is MLEGKKIMVVEDEALLALDLAMTMEDLGAAVIGPCYRLGTALELVQQMKVDGAILDVDLNGETVFPLARYLDEQGVPFVFHTGRADPASLLEAFARARICTKPSTPERIATCLAEALADADTDPGSDNENYAPAYAQDGSSGSSQQA
- a CDS encoding HWE histidine kinase domain-containing protein, whose protein sequence is MLLVLAALFVAGSLTVTRAFSAENAARQEMIDAREALSQVNDLMLLLYEAESAQRGVLLDRPGEDLGPFRAAEAALPAIAGQMQASLDRAGSDLSAQGRRLRSLAEQRMTEMSGALASAPAPATTLRSSMADLRQVSDAIRREERALMDAAYARADGERLRAKRTLGMIGAAVLGLIALAALLAFRAARSESRLRYRDEIAAQRDRAELVSRELSHRVKNLFAVTMSIMSVTARNETDPKLAAQKTRSRIQALARAHELSSGQNPMRTAQFGDLLAAVVQPYCPPGATLRRSGPKMVLPTRLLTPMGLIFNELATNSVKYGAWSAPSGTLKVDWTFASDETLVVIWQEQLAETGSPQPGREGFGSTMINLSLQQAKATMERRWGEKGLTAVLRFPLSQADKVEVTATGKD
- a CDS encoding bifunctional sulfate adenylyltransferase/adenylylsulfate kinase, which produces MSLPNLAPIPELYVSYESAQKLKHEAGTLASWDLTPRQICDLELLMNGGFNPLKGFLTEADYTGVVENMRLADGTLWPMPITLDVSEAFADQIEPGQDIALRDQEGVILAILSVTDKYTPNKAREAEMVFGADDLAHPAVNYLHNQAGQVYLGGPVVGIQQPVHYDFKARRDTPNELRAFFRKMGWRRIVAFQTRNPLHRAHQELTFRAAREAQANLLIHPVVGMTKPGDIDHFTRVRCYEAVLDQYPATTTTMSLLNLAMRMAGPREAVWHGIIRRNHGCTHMIVGRDHAGPGKNSAGQDFYDPYAAQELFGKYQDEIGVEMVDFKQMVYVQERAQYEPRDEVEAGATILDISGTELRRRLAEGLEIPDWFSFPTVVTELRRTRPPRAAQGFTVFFTGFSGSGKSTIANALMVKLMEMGGRPVTLLDGDVVRKHLSSELGFSKEHRDINIKRIGYVASEITKNGGIAICAPIAPYTATRRAVREMIEAYGAFVEVHVATSIEECEKRDRKGLYKLAREGKIKEFTGISDPYEVPESPELRVETENVDVDNCAHQVILKLESMGLIKG